The following coding sequences are from one Paenibacillus sp. JDR-2 window:
- a CDS encoding TIGR01777 family oxidoreductase — translation MRVAVTGGTGFVGRTLVIALLERGDEVTVVSRKGTPSASPQNARLHHMTWDELAASPQRLEGTDVIVNLAGESINQRWTEASKQRVLHSRIDAAARIAKLVTELHTKPEAVINASGISAYGNSLTATFAEDSPLKVTDFLSGVVEHWEKAADSIPVKRLVKLRVGVVLNRTGGAFPLMSLPHRLFAGGRLGSGSQWLSWIHLEDLVRLILFCMDHREIQGPVNASAPEPVTNDQFGRALGKAFGRPHWLPTPAFLLKAVLGEMSSLLLEGQRALPRKALENGFTFKYPTIESAMKQLSQA, via the coding sequence ATGCGCGTTGCAGTAACGGGAGGAACCGGCTTTGTTGGCCGGACGCTGGTGATAGCACTGCTTGAACGGGGCGATGAAGTTACTGTCGTATCCAGGAAAGGAACGCCTTCTGCTTCACCTCAGAATGCAAGGCTCCACCATATGACATGGGACGAGCTTGCCGCATCGCCTCAACGGCTGGAGGGCACGGATGTTATCGTGAATCTTGCCGGCGAAAGCATTAACCAGCGTTGGACCGAAGCTTCCAAGCAGCGTGTTCTTCATTCCCGGATTGATGCTGCAGCGCGTATTGCCAAGCTTGTAACCGAACTGCACACAAAGCCGGAGGCCGTGATTAACGCCTCCGGCATTTCTGCATACGGCAACTCGTTAACGGCTACGTTTGCGGAGGACAGTCCGCTGAAGGTAACCGACTTTTTATCCGGCGTTGTGGAGCACTGGGAGAAAGCTGCCGATTCCATTCCCGTAAAAAGGCTGGTTAAACTGCGGGTAGGCGTCGTGCTTAACCGGACCGGCGGCGCGTTCCCTCTGATGAGTCTGCCTCACCGGCTGTTTGCCGGAGGCCGGCTTGGAAGCGGCTCGCAATGGCTGTCTTGGATTCATCTGGAAGACCTGGTCCGGCTGATTTTGTTCTGCATGGATCACCGCGAAATTCAGGGGCCGGTAAATGCCTCGGCTCCCGAACCGGTTACGAACGACCAATTCGGACGCGCGTTAGGGAAGGCTTTTGGACGACCGCATTGGCTGCCAACACCCGCCTTTCTGCTAAAGGCCGTACTTGGGGAAATGTCCTCCCTGCTTCTCGAAGGACAGCGCGCTTTGCCTCGCAAAGCCTTGGAAAACGGATTTACGTTCAAATACCCGACTATCGAAAGCGCAATGAAGCAATTAAGCCAAGCATAA
- a CDS encoding DUF2621 domain-containing protein encodes MKSAPDWFMFFIIFWAVVMVGAMAIGGFFMFRKFLKVLPQRDGKSKLDWQNYWVERSRSMWTDESKGFLDELVSPVPSAFRDIAKHSIAAKIGQVAIDNGASEVTRDHCIEGYIRATPKRDYRSLVSFLERKGIDYDPYRHLLNK; translated from the coding sequence ATGAAATCAGCTCCCGATTGGTTTATGTTTTTCATCATTTTCTGGGCAGTCGTAATGGTCGGCGCTATGGCCATCGGCGGTTTCTTCATGTTCCGCAAGTTTTTGAAGGTGCTGCCTCAGCGTGACGGCAAGTCAAAGCTGGACTGGCAAAACTATTGGGTCGAACGGAGCCGCAGCATGTGGACCGACGAATCAAAAGGCTTTTTGGACGAGCTTGTTTCTCCCGTTCCTTCCGCATTCCGGGATATCGCCAAGCATTCCATTGCCGCTAAAATCGGTCAAGTTGCCATTGATAACGGAGCTTCAGAAGTAACGCGGGATCACTGCATCGAAGGATACATACGCGCAACGCCTAAGCGTGACTATCGAAGCCTTGTTTCTTTCCTGGAACGCAAGGGTATCGACTACGATCCCTACCGGCATTTGCTCAATAAATAA
- a CDS encoding deoxyribonuclease IV, which translates to MLKIGSHVSFSDKGLLTAAKEAVSYGSSSFMIYTGAPQNTRRKPIETLYIEEGKQMMEQAGINEIVVHAPYIINLGSYKEDTFELAVRFLQEEIRRTDYIGVRNIVLHPGAYTDKDAEYGIARIAEGLNEVLEGTKDTNVNIALETMAGKGTEIGRSFEELAQIIDKVQNNDRLTVCMDTCHMHDAGYDLINDLDGVLQKFDQTVGLDRVAVVHVNDSKNPVGAGKDRHAPVGAGWLGHEAIHRIVHHEALAGRPFILETPWIGKDDKKQFPMYEAEIALLRGDAMGRFGESFFDHVERLHHFYGKQEIDPRQFVLSTWDVLKNDAKAKKADPREPMERLYDLLSESDALPGDLTEEQINQRITAWFAGKQLLKTV; encoded by the coding sequence ATGTTGAAAATCGGTTCCCATGTATCATTTTCGGACAAGGGGCTGCTTACCGCGGCCAAAGAAGCTGTATCCTACGGTTCCAGCTCGTTTATGATTTATACCGGCGCACCGCAGAATACACGGAGAAAGCCAATCGAAACTTTATATATTGAAGAAGGCAAACAAATGATGGAGCAGGCGGGCATCAACGAGATTGTCGTGCATGCGCCTTACATCATTAACCTGGGCTCCTACAAGGAAGACACCTTTGAGCTTGCCGTCCGCTTCCTTCAAGAGGAAATCCGCCGCACCGATTATATCGGAGTGCGCAATATCGTACTTCATCCGGGCGCTTATACGGACAAGGATGCCGAATACGGCATCGCTCGTATAGCCGAAGGCTTGAACGAAGTATTGGAAGGCACGAAAGATACGAACGTTAACATCGCTCTCGAGACGATGGCCGGCAAAGGAACGGAGATCGGCCGCAGCTTCGAGGAGCTTGCTCAGATTATCGATAAAGTACAGAATAACGACCGTTTGACGGTATGCATGGATACCTGCCACATGCACGATGCGGGCTATGATCTTATCAATGATCTGGACGGGGTGCTTCAAAAATTCGACCAGACCGTTGGGCTTGACCGCGTTGCGGTTGTCCATGTCAACGACAGCAAAAACCCTGTAGGCGCGGGCAAAGACCGCCATGCCCCTGTAGGTGCCGGCTGGCTTGGACATGAGGCGATCCATAGAATCGTCCATCATGAAGCGCTGGCGGGACGCCCGTTTATTTTGGAAACACCATGGATCGGAAAAGATGACAAGAAGCAGTTCCCGATGTACGAAGCGGAAATTGCGCTGCTCCGCGGCGATGCGATGGGGCGTTTTGGGGAGTCGTTCTTCGACCATGTCGAGCGTCTGCATCATTTCTATGGCAAACAGGAAATTGATCCTCGCCAATTCGTATTGTCTACTTGGGATGTTCTGAAGAACGATGCCAAGGCGAAAAAAGCGGATCCGCGCGAGCCGATGGAACGCCTGTACGATCTGCTCTCCGAAAGCGACGCGCTTCCGGGCGATTTGACCGAAGAGCAAATCAACCAACGGATTACGGCATGGTTCGCCGGCAAGCAATTGCTCAAAACGGTGTAA
- the purU gene encoding formyltetrahydrofolate deformylase, which produces MSSSTTESRSGRARMLISCPDRPGIVAAVSHFLYEHGANIVQSDQYTMDPEGGMFFIRFEFDLNDMDKELPVLVEDFARVADRFDMKWHTFRASRKKRLAIFVSKEDHCLMELLWQWKAGDLDADIAMVVSNHPDMKDMVESFGIPYHHIPVTADTKAEAERKQMEIVADKADLIVLARYMQIISPKFIEQFPNRIINIHHSFLPAFVGGKPYAQAYNRGVKIIGATAHYVTEELDGGPIIEQDVQRVSHRDNVEELKRIGRTIERVVLARAVKWHTEDRIIVHQNKTVVFN; this is translated from the coding sequence ATGTCTTCATCTACTACTGAGTCGCGCAGCGGACGCGCGCGCATGCTGATCTCGTGCCCGGACAGACCGGGTATCGTGGCGGCGGTTTCGCATTTCTTGTACGAGCATGGTGCGAACATTGTACAATCGGACCAATACACGATGGATCCGGAAGGCGGCATGTTCTTTATCCGCTTTGAATTTGATTTGAATGATATGGACAAGGAGCTTCCGGTTCTTGTTGAAGATTTCGCCCGCGTGGCGGACCGCTTCGATATGAAATGGCATACGTTCCGCGCGAGCCGCAAGAAGCGTCTTGCGATCTTTGTTTCCAAAGAAGACCATTGCCTGATGGAGCTTCTGTGGCAGTGGAAAGCAGGCGATTTGGACGCGGATATTGCAATGGTTGTGAGCAATCATCCGGATATGAAGGACATGGTCGAGTCGTTTGGCATTCCTTACCACCATATTCCGGTAACCGCGGATACCAAAGCGGAAGCGGAGCGCAAGCAGATGGAGATTGTTGCGGACAAAGCCGATCTGATTGTTCTTGCCCGTTACATGCAGATCATCTCGCCGAAATTCATCGAGCAGTTCCCGAATCGCATTATCAATATCCACCATTCCTTCCTTCCGGCCTTTGTTGGCGGCAAGCCTTATGCGCAAGCTTATAATCGCGGTGTTAAAATCATCGGCGCAACGGCACATTATGTAACGGAGGAACTTGATGGCGGTCCGATTATCGAACAAGACGTTCAGCGCGTCAGCCACCGCGACAATGTAGAGGAATTGAAACGAATCGGGCGTACAATCGAACGCGTCGTTCTCGCGCGTGCCGTGAAATGGCATACCGAGGACCGCATTATTGTACATCAGAACAAAACGGTCGTTTTCAATTAA